The genomic stretch GGCTGCTGCCCGGCCGCTGGGTGCCGCTCTACACCATGGTCTCCCACTCCACCACGCCGTACGCGGACGCGCTCGCCCGGTCGAGACGGCAGGACGCCGTGCTCGGCTGGACGGCGGCAGGCGCCGCAGGGCTCCTCGCGCTCACCATGCTCGCCAGGAAGGGCCGCTAACGATGCTGACGGATCCCACCGATCCCGACCGCGTCCTCGTCGAGGTGAGCGACCTCGACGGGGACCACGACCTCGTCCTGCGGTACGGCGACGCGCTGCGCCGCGTGGTGACCTGGGCACGCGAGTACCTGTGCCGCCCCCACCCCGAGCTGGGCAGGAAGGGGCCGGTGTGCCCGTTCGCCCAGACCGCGCTGGACCGCGGGACGTTCTTCCTGGCCGTGCGCCCCGGCCGGCCGAGCGCGGAAGAGGTGGCGGAGTTGCTGGCCGGCTACCGCTCGTGGTTCCAGCGGCTGGTCTCTCCGCCGAGGGTGTCGCCGCAGTTCCGCACCATCCTGGTGCTGCTCCCGGACGCGCTGGTCGAGGTCGTGGACGCCGCCCAGCGGGCGCTGAAGCCGGAGTAC from Nonomuraea polychroma encodes the following:
- a CDS encoding DUF6875 domain-containing protein, with translation MLTDPTDPDRVLVEVSDLDGDHDLVLRYGDALRRVVTWAREYLCRPHPELGRKGPVCPFAQTALDRGTFFLAVRPGRPSAEEVAELLAGYRSWFQRLVSPPRVSPQFRTILVLLPDALVEVVDAAQRALKPEYVEAGLMIGEFYPGPPPKPGLWNADFRPLSSPVPLLAIRQMVATDLPFLKDDPRQAAAYAERFGDRSRAAIAAARGR